The sequence CGCGCCGGGGCCGGATTCGTCAGTCTGCGGGCGCCCGCCTCACCCGTCCGTGGCGATCGCGTTCAGCACGTTCATCCGGCCGGCCCGGAAGGCCGGGACCAGGGCGGCGAACAGACCGACGAAGGCGGAGGCGACGAACACCGTGATGATGGTCGGCCACGGGATCTCCAGGACCCCCAGGCCCTCCAGGGCCAGCAGCTTCTGGGCCGAGGTGCCCCAGCCCATGCCCAGGCCGAGGCCGAGCAGGGCGCCGAACAGGGCGATGACCACGGACTCCAGCCGGATCATCCGGCGCAGCTGGCGGCGGGAGAGGCCGATGGCGCGCATCAGGCCGATCTCACGGGTCCGCTCGACGACCGAGAGGGCCAGGGTGTTCACCACTCCGAGGACCGCGACGATGATCGCCAGGGCGAGCAGGCCGTACACGACGTTCAGGAGCTGGCCGATCTGGTCCTTCAGGTCCTGCTTGAAGTCGGCCTGGTTCTGCACCTTGTACTGCGGGTACTTCGCGATGGAGCTCTTGAGCGCGGCGTAGGCCGCCTTCTCCTCGCCGTCCTTCGCCTTGGCGAACATGATCATGTTCTGCGGCATCTGGTCGGCGGCCACGTACCGCTGGGCGGTCGCCATGCCGATGTACATCGCGCCCTGGTCCAGGCTCGTGTCGTCCGAGGTGATCGCGGCGACCTTCAGCTTCGCCTCGTCGCCCGACTTGAACGCGACGGTGATCGTGTCACCGGTCTTGATGTGGTGCGCCTCGGCGTAGTCGCTGCCGACCGACATGGCGTCCTTGCCGTACGCCTTCTCCAGGTCACCGGAGAGGACCTCGCGCCGCACGTCCTGCCGGTAGGTCGGGTCGGCCGCCGTGAGGTGCTCGTCCTGGGACTTGCCGTCGGGGCCGGTGATCTTGGCGGAGACGACCTTGTAGTGCGTGAGGTGGTCGATGCCGGGTGCCTTCGCCAGGGCCTCGGCGGCCTGCGGGACGATGAGCTGGCCGTTGGACGCCTGGACGATGAAGTCCGCGCCGACCGACTTGTCCAGCTCGTCGGTGGCCGAGGCGACCATGGAGGAGCCGACCACGGACAGGCAGGCCACCAGGGCCAGGCCGATCATCAGGGCCGCGCCGGTCGCGCCGGTGCGGCGCGGGTTGCGCAGCGCGTTGCGCTCGGCCAGCCGGCCGACGGGGCCGAAGAACCGCAGGAGTACGGCGCTGAGGGCCCGTACGACGAACCCGGCGAGCAGCGGGCCGATGATGATGAAGCCGATGAGGCTGAGGACCACGCCGAGGCCCAGGAAGCCGGAGCCGTCGCTCGCCTTGTCGACCTGCGTCGTCCACCACAGGCACACGGCGCCGATGCCGGTGACGACCAGGCCGATACCGGCCCTGACCCATCCGGACCTGGCGTCGGCCGGGGTTCCGGCGTCGCGCAGGGCGGCCATGGGCGAGACCTTGCCGGCCCGGCGGGCGGGGATGTAGGCGGCGAGGACGGTGACGATGATGCCGAGCGCGAGGCCGGTCACCGGAGTCGTCCAGGCGATGGTGAGGTCGTCGGTGGACAGCTCCATGCCGACGGCGCCCATGACCTTCATCAGGCCGACGGCGAGCCCGATCCCGGCGCCGACGCCGAGGATCGATCCGAAGATGCCCAGGAGCACCGCTTCCAGCAGCACCGACCGGTTGACCTGCTCACGGCTGGAGCCGATGGCCCGCATCAGGCCGATCTCGCGGGTCCGCTGGGCGACCAGCATGGAGAAGGTGTTGACGATGAGGAAGATGCCGACGAGGAAGGCGATCCCGGCGAAGCCGAGCATGGCGTACTTCATGACGTCGAGGAACGACCCCATGGAGTCCTTGTTCTCGGCGGCCGACTCCTCCTGCGTGAGGATCTTGTACGCGGCCGAGCCGGCGAGCTCCTCGGCCACGTTCTGCTTCAACCGGACGTCGCTGAAGCCCGGTTCGGCGGTGATGGAGATGTGCGAGAAGACATCGGGGGCGCCGAGGAGGTAACGCTGGGCGGTGGCGGTGTCGAGGTAGACGACGGCCGCGCCGGGGTTGGTCACCTTGAAGGCGGCGATGCCGCTGATCTTGCCCGTGACGTCGCCGTTGGCCGCGATGGTGCGCAGCTCGTCGCCGATCTTCAGATCGTGCTTCTCGGCGGTGTCGGCGTCCACCATGACCTCGGCGGGGCCGCGCGGGGCGTGGCCGGAGGTGATCTCCATGGACCGCAGGTCGTTCTGCGTCCAGTTGCCCGCGAGGGTCGGGGCGCCGGTGTCGGAGCCCATGTTCTTGTTGTGGCTGTCGACGACGGTGACGGCCGCGGTGGAGATTCCGCCCTCCGCCTTCTTCACCCCGTCCACCTTGTCGAGCCGGTCGAGAACGGAGGCGGGCACCGATTCCGGTTTGCCGTTCTCCGGGATGTCGTCGACCTTGGCCTTCTTGGGGCTGACGGTGACATCGGCGGAGGTGGCGGCGAAGAGCTTGTCGAACGTGGTGTTCATCGTGTCGGTGAAGACGAGCGTCCCGCAGACGAACGCCACCGACAGCAGGACCGCGACGGCGGAGAGCGCCATGCGTCCCTTGTGCGCGAAGAAGTTGCGCATCGAGGTCTTCCACACGGTCATGAGGTCCGCCCGCGCGCGTCGAAGTCCTTCATGCGGTCCAGCACCTGGTCGGCGGTGGGGTTGTGCATCTCGTCCACGATGCGCCCGTCCGCGAGGTAGAGCACCCGGTCCGCGTAGGAGGCGGCGACCGGGTCGTGGGTGACCATGACGATGGTCTGGCCCAGCTCGTCCACGGACCTGCGCAGGAAGCTCAGCACCTCGGCACCGGCCCGCGAGTCCAGGTTCCCGGTCGGTTCGTCACCGAAGATGATCTCCGGCTGGGCGGCCAGGGCCCGCGCCACCGCGACGCGCTGCTGCTGCCCGCCGGACAGCTGGGTCGGGCGGTGCTTGAGCCGGCCCGCCAGGCCCACGGTCTCCACGACCTGGTTCAGCCACGCGGCGTCGGGCTTGCGGCCCGCGATGTCCATCGGCAGCGTGATGTTCTCCAGGGCGTTGAGCGTCGGCAGGAGGTTGAACGCCTGGAAGATGAACCCGATGCGGTCGCGGCGCAGCTGGGTGAGCTTCTTGTCCTTGAGGCCGGTGATCTCGGTCTCGGCCAGGTGGATCTGACCGGACGTCACGGTGTCCAGACCGGCCAGGCAGTGCATCAGCGTCGACTTGCCGGAGCCGGAGGGGCCCATGATCGCGGTGAACTGGCCCTTGGCGATGTCGACGTCGACGTGGTCCAGGGCGACGACCCGGGTCTCGCCCGTCCCGTACGCCTTGACGACCTGCCGAGCCCGCGCAGCCACGGCCGTACGCCCTCCAGTGCCCCCGTGCCTGGGAATGGTTACAGCCGTTGTCACGGTTTATCTCCTATGTCGGTCGGCGCTGGTTCGTCGCCGTCTGCTGTGAAGTCTGCTGGCTGGAGGGGGTCCGGCGCGCTGGTGCCCGGCGCAGTCTTCCGGTGGGGTTTTCCCCACCCCGCCCCCTGCGGTCCGCCCCTCCGCGGTACGACAACACGCTACGGAACGGGGTGACGTGGGCACGTCCTCCGGCGGGACGAACGGCCCCTGGGCCGGAGTAAGGAGCTACCCCTAGGGGGCTGGGCCCCTGGGTGGACGGGTATCTCAGGGACTGCGCCCAAGGGCCCACACCGCTGGGTGGGGACGGGCGCTCGAAGCGGGCGGTACGGGCAGGCGGTACGGGGCGGCCGCGAAGGCCCCCGCTACCGGCGTCCCGCCCTGGGGGCCAGGGCCGCGCGCAGGGCCGGGACGAGGGCGGCGCGGGTCTCGGCCGGGGTGAGGGCGGAGGGGGTGGGGAGCGGGTTGAGGTAGCGGGTGTAGATGATCCCGCCGAGTACGGTCACCACGGCGGTGGCACGGGCGGTCGCGTCCCGGCCGCCGAGAAATTCAACGAGCCGCCCCAGCAGCTCCTGTTCCAGGTACTCGCGGATCACCTCGGCGGCCGTCCCGCCCCGGGCGGTGAGCCGGCGGAAGTCGGCGTCCTCCCACAGGCCGGTCACCGCGTCGATCAGCCGCGCGGGCAGGGTCGCCGGATCACCGCTCAGCACCTCGTCGACCGTCAGCGCGCCGGCGCACTGGAACTGCATCACCTCGGCGAACAGGCCCTTCTTGGACCCGAAGTGGTACGAGATCAGGGCGGCGTCCACACCGGCCGCACCGGCCACGGCGCGCAGCGTCGTGGCCCGGTAGCCGCGCTCCAGGAACAGCGCACGCGCCGCGACGACGACCGATTCCCGGGTCGGCGGGTTGCCCCGGGGGCGCCCCCGGGGCCTGGCGGCGGCGGACCGGGCGTTATTCATCACCGTTGAGCGTGCGTGGCGTGATCCGCAGAGTCAAGGGCGTTCCGGCCGCCCCACGAAGGAAGCACCCACACCATGCGCATCGCAGTCTTCGGAGCCAACGGCCCGACCGGCCGCCACCTCACCGACCAGGCTCCAGGGCCTGTACGACGGATCTTCGCGGGCCCGCGACGCCTGGCACGCACTCTCGCCGCACGCCCGAATCACCCAAGTACGTCCAGTACGAGGCAGATCCGGGCGCACGCCGAAAGCACGCACCAGACGCCGCGTGCTGCTCCACGAAAATCCGCCGGACAGGCCCTGGCCGCCGGCCACGAGGTCGTCGCCGTGACCCGCAGGCCCGGCTCCCTGCCCGCCCGCCCCGGCCTCACCCCGGCCGTCGCCGACGCCACCGACCCGCAGGCCGTCGACGCCGCGGTCGAAGGAACGGACGCGGTCCTCTCCGCGCTCGGCGCCCGCTTCAGCAAGCAGCCGATCACCCTGTACTCGCGGAGCGCCACGGCCATCACCGAGGCCATGGCCCACCACGGCGTCCGGCGGCTGCTCGTCATCAGCTCCAGCATCGCCGACCCCGGCTGGCGCCCCACCGGGGCGCACTTCTTCAACCATGTGCTCGACCCGCTGGTGAACCGGCGCCTGGGCCGCACCCTCCACGCGGACATGGGCCGTATGGAGGGCATCGTCCGCCGCACCGCTCTCGACTGGACCCTGGTACGGCCGTCGGGCCTCTTCGAGCACCCGGCCGTCACCGACTACCGCACCGCCCCGTCGAGCGCCGACGGCGTCTTCACGGCCCGCTCCGACCTCGCCGCGAGCATGCTGCGCGAACTGGAGGAGCGGCGCCATGTCCGTACGGCCATGGGTGTGATCACGACCGCCGTGAAGCCGAACATCGCCAAGCTCATCTGGAACGAGGGCGTGAAGAAGAAGTGAGCCGGTACCTGCCCCGGCTCACGCCCACCGCGAGCGACTTCCTCACCCTCCCCCGTACCGCCACCCTCACCACGCTGCGCCCCGACGGCACCCCGCACGTGGCTCCCGTCCGCTTCACCTTCGACGCGTCCACGGGCCTGGCCCGGGTGACCACCAGGGCCGGTGCCCGCAAGGCGCGCAATGTGTCGGCGGGCGGCCCGGCGGCCCGGGTCGCGCTCTGCCAGGCCGACGGCTTCCGCTGGATCACCCTCGAAGGCCGGGCCTCGGTGGCCGGTGACCCCGTACGCCTGGCGGAGGCCGTACGCCGTTACACCGCCCGCTACGGGGCGGCCCCGCCCGACCCGCCGGACCTGGCCGTCATCGAGGTCGCCGTCGACCGCGTCCTGAGCCTCAACGTCTGAGCCCGCACCGCCCTCCCTCTTCGTGAAAGCGACGTGACCCCGCCATGCCCACCGTTCCCGTCCTCGGCTCCACCGTCCACTACCGCGAGTCCGGCGACCCGGACGGCCTGCCGTTCGTCTTCCTCCACGGCAATCCGACCTCCTCCTACCTGTGGCGCGACGTCCTGCCCGGGGTGGCCGCGCCCGGCCGGCGTCTGCTGGCCCCCGACCTCATCGGCATGGGCGAGTCCGGCCGGCCCGGCATCGCGTACACCTTCGACGACCACGCCCGCCATCTCGACGCCTGGTTCGATGCGCTCGGCCTGACCGAGGCCGTCCTCGTCGGCCACGACTGGGGCGGCGCGCTCGCCTTCGACCGCGCCGCCCGGCTCCCGCACACCGTCCGCGCCGTCGCCTTCACCGAGACGATCGTGAAACCGCTGTACGGTGACGAATTCCCGGATGCCGGACGGCAGTTGTTCACGCTGCTGCGCACCCCGGGGGTGGGCGAGAAAATGGTCCTGGAGGATTCGCTGTTCATCGAGGGGCTCCAGGACACCCTGGCCACCCCGCTCGACCCCGCCGCCCTCGACGCCTACCGGCGGCCCTTCCCCACCCCGGACAGCCGCCGGCCCGTCCTGGCGTGGACGCGCATGATGCCGCTGGACGGGGAACCCGCCGATGTCGTGGCCCGGATCGAGCGCTACGACGCCTGGCTGGCGTCCAGCCCCGAAGTCCCCAAGCTCCTGGCCGCGTTCGAGCCGGGGCCCGGCGCCATGACCGACCGGGCGGCGGTGGCCTGGTGCGAGGCGAACATCGCGGGCCTGGAGGTCTCCCGGCACGGCGTCGCCGGGCACCACACCCCGGAGGACCGCCCCGAGGAGCTGGCGTCGGCCATCGGCGACTGGGCGGACCGCCACGGGCTCGGGCGCCCGCCGGTCACCGGCTGAGACGGTCCGCCGCGTCGTCCAGGAGCGCCGACTCGGCTTCGTCCAGGTCGAGTTCGGCCGCCCGAGCCGAGTCCTGGACGGACGCCGGGCGGCTGGCTCCCGGCACGGGCACCATCGCCGGGGACCTGGCCAGCAGCCAGGCCAGGGCGACCTGCTGGGGGCTGACACCGCGCTCGGCGGCGACACGGTGGAAGGCGGTGCCCTCGGAGGCCGGCCCCGACGGGCCGTCGAGCGCGCTGCGCGAGATTCCGCCGAGCGGACTCCACGGCAGGAAGGCGAGGCCCGAGCGTTCACTCAGCCTCAGCTCCGCCTCGCTGCCGCGCACGGCGGGCGAGTACTGGTTCTGCACGGAGACCAGGGCGTCGCCCAGGAGGACCCGCGCCGCACGGATCTGCCCGCTGGTCACGTTGGAGATCCCGGCGGCGCGGATCGTACCGGCGTCGAGCAGCTCGCGCAGCGCGCCGACGGAGTCCGCCCACGGCACCCCGGGGTCCGGCTTGTGGAGCTGGTAGAGGCCGATGGCTTCGACGCCCAGGCGCCCGGCGGACTCCTCGGCGGCCCGCCTCAGGTGCTCGGGGGTGCCGGTGACGGTCCAGCTGCCGTCGCCGGGCCGCCCGCGCCCGCCCTTGGTGGCGACCAGCACGCCGGAGGTGTCGCCGCCGTAGCTCCGCAGCGCGCGGGCGACGAGGCGTTCGTTGTGGCCCCTCTCATCGGCGTGCCAGTGGTAGCTGTCGGCGGTGTCGATGAGGGTGATGCCCGCGTCGAGCGCGGCGTGGACGGTGGCCATGGCCCGCCGCTCGTCGGGGCGTCCTTCGATGGAGAGCGGCATGGCTCCCAGGCCGATGGCACTGACCTTCAGCTCTCCGATGGTGCGGTATCGCATGGGCGTACTCCTCAGGAGGCGGGGGCGGCGGACGCGGCGACCGCCTCGGCGGCGACGGCGGGCAGCCAGTCGGCGGTACGGGAGAAGGCGAAACCCAGCTCCTTCGCCCGGCGGTTGCTCATGGCGTAGAACCGGTCGAAGGAGAACGGGCCCGCCTGCTCCCCCGGGGCGACGGTCCGGTGCACGGGCAGGACGCCGCTCGCCGCCGCGACGACGGCGGTCAGGCCGGTCACGTCGAGCAGGCCGTCGGAGCAGGCGTTCAGCGGACCGGTGAAGCCGGTGCCCGTGGCCGCCCACGCCAGCAGGCCGGCCAGCTCCGCGTAGTGGATGAAGACGCTGGGCTGCTCCTCGCGGTGGACGGCGATCTCCTCGCCCCGGCCGACGCGCTCCACGTAGTGCGCCAGGCGGCCGGTGAACTCCTGGTCGCCGCCGCCGAGTACGTGGGCGCTGCGTACGGAGGCGAAGGCGAAGGGGCCCTCCCGGGTGAACACCGCCTCGGCCTGCCGCTTGCCCTCGGCGTAGTGGGCCTCCAGATAGGCCGGGTCGTGCCAGGGCAGGTCCAGCCGCACCCGCCAGCCGGCCGGGTCCACGCGCTCCTCCGCCACGGGGACGCCGGGGGTGGCGGGCGCCGGCGCGACCGTCGCCGGATCGTAGACCTCGATGGTGGAGGTCATGACGTACCGCGCGGTGCGGTCCCGGAAGACGCGCACGGCGATCGCGGCCTGGACCGGGGTGTAGCAGACCTGGTCGACGACCACGTCGAAGGTGCGCCCGCCGAGCGCGGCGGTGAGGGCGGCCTCGTCGTCGCGGTCCACGACGAGGTGCTCGGCGCCCGGGGGCGGCGGGGCGGAGCCGCGGTTGACGACCGTGACCCGGTGCCCGGCCTCCAGCGACCGTTGGACCAGGAGCTTCCCGAAGTACCGGCTTCCGCCGATGACACAGATCCTTTGCATGCCTCCATCCTGGAGACGTACCGTCAGCAGCAGAAGTACCGGCTCACTGAACCCGTATGAAGGAAAACTGTTGATCGATGTGCAACGGCTCCGCGTGCTGCGGGCCGTGGCCGAGCACGGCAGCTTCAACCGGGCGGCCGCCGCCCTGCGGCTCACGCCGTCGGCCGTCTCCCAGCAGGTGGCCGCCCTGGAGCGCGGGCTCGGCGCCCAGGTCGTCGTGCGCAGCACGCGCGGGGTCACCCTGACCCCGGCGGGCCGGATCATGGTCGGCGCCGCCGAGTCGGTCGCCGCCGAACTCGCCCACGCGCAGCGGCAGGTCGGTGAACTCGCCACGGGCCGGACCCAGCTCACCGTCGCCACGTTCACCAGCGGGGGCAGGCTGCTGCTCCCCGGCGCCCTCGCCGAGCTGACGGCGGCCCACCCGGGCACGGTCGTCCACATCCGGGAGTACGAGCCCGAGGACAGCCTGCCGCTGGTCCGCCAGGGTGCCGTGGACCTCGCGCTCGCCTACCACTTCGACGGCCCGCTGCCCGGCCGGCCGGGGCCGGGGCACGCTCCGGAGTGGACCGCGCTCATGGACGACCCCCTCGGTGTCGTCCTGCCCCTGGACCACCGCCTGGCCGCCCGGGACTCCCTCGACCTCGCCGAACTGGCCGGTGAGCCGTGGGTGCTCGGCTGCCTCAAGACGGAGGCGTACCTGCGCCGTTACGCCCGGCGGGCCGGGTTCGCCCCGGACATCCGGGGCACGACGACCGACTACTTCTTCGCCCGCTCGCTCGTCGCCGCGGGCCTGGGCGTCTCGCTGATCCCGTCCGTCGCGCTGACCCCGGAGATCCCCGGCCTGCGCACCGTCCCGGTCGGCAGTCCGGCCCCGGCACGGCACATCGGCGCCGCGACCCTCGGCCATCCCCGCGCCCGCCTCCAGGTCACCGCCCTGATCCGGGCGCTGCGGAGACAGGCGGCGGCATGGCGGGAGCGGCCTGCCGGCTGACAGACCGCTCCCGGTTCATATGGTTCGTACTGCTCAGCCCTTGGCCGCCGCCACCTCCGGGGCGGCGGGGGTGGCGGACTTGTCGCCGCCCGTGAGAGCGGTACGCACGGCCGGGATGAACGCCGAGATCGCGACCGCGACCAGGGCGACGCCGCAGCCGAAGATGAGGCCCATGCGGAATCCGGCCTCGGAGGTGATCGTGAAGCCGCCCGCCTCGGTGGTCATCTGGGCGAGGATCGCACCGATCACGGCGGCGCCGATCGAGGTGCCGAGGGCGCGCATGAGGGTGTTGAAGCCGTTGGCCGCGGCCGTCTCGGAGGCCGGGACCGCGCTCATGATGAGGGCGGGCATCGCACCGTAGGCGAGGCCGACGCCGCTGCTGCTGACCATGAGGAACAGCATCAGGCCCCAGGCGGAGCCCATCAGCAGGATGCCGAGGCCGTAGGCGGCGGCGATGACCAGGACACCCGAGATCAGCGTGAACTTCGGGCCGCGGGCGTCGGTGAGCTTTCCGCCGAACGGGGAGACGATCATCATCATGATGCCGCCGGGGGCCATCCACAGACCGGCCTGGAGCATCGACTGGCCGAGCCCGTAGCCCGTCGCCTCGGGGAACTGGAGCAGCTGGGGCGCGATCAGCATCCCGGCGTACATGCCGAAGCCGACGAAGAGCGACGCGACGTTGGTGATGAGCACCCGGGGGCGGGCGGTGGTGCGCAGGTCGACCAGCGGGTCGGTGGTGCGCAGTTCCCAGAAGCCCCAGGCCAGCAGCACCACGACGGCGGCGACGAACAGGCCGATCGTCGTGGCCGAGGCCCAGCCCCACTCGGAGCCCTTGGAGACGCCGAGGAGCAGGCAGACCAGGCCTACGGCCAGACCGAGGGCGCCGGGCACGTCGAAGCGCTGCCCCTTGGCGCCGGCCGGGACGTCCGGGATCAGGAACCAGACCAGGGCGAAGATGATGACGGCCAGCACGGCCGAACCCCAGAACAGCACCCGCCAGTTCGCGTACTGGGCGACCGCCGAGGCGATCGGCAGGCCGAGGGCGCCGCCGATGCCGAGGGAGGCGCTGACCAGGGCGATGGAGGAGCTCATCTTCTCCTTCGGCACCACGTCACGCAGCAGGGCGATGCCGAGCGGCACCATGCCCATGCCCATGCCCTGGAGGCCACGCCCGATGATCATGGGGACCACGGTGGAGGAGAGCGCGCAGACGACCGAGCCGACGATCAGCGGGACCGCACAGGCGAGCAGCATGCGGCGCTTGCCGAGCAGGTCGCCCAGGCGGCCGGAGACCGGCACGCAGACCGCGGAGACCAGCAGGGTGACGGTGATCACCCAGGCGGCGTTGGAGGACGTGGTGTTCAGCAGCTTGGGCAGCTCGGCGATGAGCGGCGTGACCAGGGTCTGCATGACCGCTGCCACGGTGCCGGCGAAGGCCAGCGTGGCGACGACACCACCTGACCTCGCTGTCGGCTGGGGGGCTTCCATGAGGTGGGACTCCTTGAGGGGCTGTGGTCCCGCCTACCGGGACAGCGACATGCATCGTACATGCCTAATGTGTCATACACCTTATGTGTGCCGTACACACTCGTGCGAGAATGGGACCGCCGCCCGGAACCCGACGTTCCACCGACCCGGCGCAGAAGCAGGAGGCCGCAGACATGACCAGGCCCACAGAAGAGGTGGAGTACGAGCAGATGCTGCTCGGCCGCCACAGCCTCGCCGACCACCGGGGCGGGCGGCACAAGTACGCCCTCATGGACCGCAGCGCGTACATCCTGCTGAGCCGCCTCCGCGTCCAGGGCCCCATGTCCAACGGCGAACTCAGCGACGCCTTCGGCCTCGACGCCTCCACCCTCAACCGCCAGACCGCCGCCGTGACCCGGGCCGGGCTCGCCGAACGCATCGCCGACCCCGACGGCGGCATGGCCCGCAAATTCCGCATCACCGACGCGGGCACCGAACTGCTCGACGCCGAACGCGAACGCGTCGTCCACTCCCTGGACCAGGTCATGCACGACTGGCCGGACGACGACATCGCCGCCTTCGCCGGCTACCTCAAACGCTTCAACACCAGCATCGAAGAACTCTCCAAGCGCCCCTGGCCCCGCCCCTGAGCCCCCGGGCCCCTCGCCGGGAGACCGTCAGTCCCGCCCCGGGGACACCCGGCCGGTGAGCGCCGCGAGCGAACTGCGCACATGCGCCATGTGCGCCTGGACCTCCTCGCGGCCCTCCTCGTGCTCCCGCAGAATCCGCTCGGTCTCCCGCACCACCCGCTCCTCACGCATCCGCGCCCCCGAGACCAGCTCGGCCGCCCGCGCCTCGGCGTCCTCCTGACCGTGCCGCGCGGCCTCCTCGGCCTCCGCACGCGCCCGCCGCGCCTCGTCGAGCCCCGCCCGCGCACGCTCCAGCAGCTCCGCGTGGGCCGCCTCCAGCGCCGACTCCGCGTCCGCCAGCTCCGTCCCCGCAGCCGCCCACCGCTCCGCGTGCTCCTGCTCCTGATGGGCCAGCACACTCTCCGTACGGCTGCGGGTCGCCGCCATCGCGGCCTCCGCCTCCTCACGCAGCCCGGCCGCCTCGATCCGGGCCGCCTCCAGCGCCTCCCCCGCCGCACCCTCCGCGGCGGCCACCACCTCATCGGCCCGGCCCACCGCCGCCGCCCGCACCGCCTCCGCGTCCGCACGCGCCGACTCACGCAGCGCCCGCGCCGCCGCGTCCGCCGCGTCCCACAGCGCCCGCGCCTCCTCCTGCGCGGCGCCCCGCACCGACTCCGCCTCCTCATCGGCCAGCGCCAGAATCCGCCGCGCCCGCTCCCCCAGCGACGCGTAGTCCTGCGGCGCCAGCCGGGCGACGGCCTCGTCCAGCCGGGCCGACTCCGCCTCCAGCCGCTCCGCCAGCTCCGTCAGCCGCGCCACCCCCGCCACGGCCTCGTCCCGCTCCGCGGACAGCGCGGCCACCGCACGGTCCACCTGCTCCGGGCGGTACCCACGACCCCGTACGCCGACGAAGCCGTGCGCGGACACCGGTGCAGAACTCATCCTTGACGCCTCTTTCCGATCTTCCCGACTCCGGGGTCGGACCATCGA comes from Streptomyces sp. Mut1 and encodes:
- a CDS encoding MFS transporter, with the translated sequence MEAPQPTARSGGVVATLAFAGTVAAVMQTLVTPLIAELPKLLNTTSSNAAWVITVTLLVSAVCVPVSGRLGDLLGKRRMLLACAVPLIVGSVVCALSSTVVPMIIGRGLQGMGMGMVPLGIALLRDVVPKEKMSSSIALVSASLGIGGALGLPIASAVAQYANWRVLFWGSAVLAVIIFALVWFLIPDVPAGAKGQRFDVPGALGLAVGLVCLLLGVSKGSEWGWASATTIGLFVAAVVVLLAWGFWELRTTDPLVDLRTTARPRVLITNVASLFVGFGMYAGMLIAPQLLQFPEATGYGLGQSMLQAGLWMAPGGIMMMIVSPFGGKLTDARGPKFTLISGVLVIAAAYGLGILLMGSAWGLMLFLMVSSSGVGLAYGAMPALIMSAVPASETAAANGFNTLMRALGTSIGAAVIGAILAQMTTEAGGFTITSEAGFRMGLIFGCGVALVAVAISAFIPAVRTALTGGDKSATPAAPEVAAAKG
- a CDS encoding MarR family winged helix-turn-helix transcriptional regulator, with the translated sequence MTRPTEEVEYEQMLLGRHSLADHRGGRHKYALMDRSAYILLSRLRVQGPMSNGELSDAFGLDASTLNRQTAAVTRAGLAERIADPDGGMARKFRITDAGTELLDAERERVVHSLDQVMHDWPDDDIAAFAGYLKRFNTSIEELSKRPWPRP
- a CDS encoding cellulose-binding protein; this translates as MSSAPVSAHGFVGVRGRGYRPEQVDRAVAALSAERDEAVAGVARLTELAERLEAESARLDEAVARLAPQDYASLGERARRILALADEEAESVRGAAQEEARALWDAADAAARALRESARADAEAVRAAAVGRADEVVAAAEGAAGEALEAARIEAAGLREEAEAAMAATRSRTESVLAHQEQEHAERWAAAGTELADAESALEAAHAELLERARAGLDEARRARAEAEEAARHGQEDAEARAAELVSGARMREERVVRETERILREHEEGREEVQAHMAHVRSSLAALTGRVSPGRD